A genomic segment from Zygotorulaspora mrakii chromosome 1, complete sequence encodes:
- the MUK1 gene encoding guanine nucleotide exchange factor MUK1 (similar to Saccharomyces cerevisiae MUK1 (YPL070W); ancestral locus Anc_8.537) produces the protein MSVNQEGRMLFTPPINNTKFDINQSIRESYQSNVGSLLEDLPDSGSTASGSNVELTREEIEQEIGSIHELPLELSKQIDAFIYDLKQPKYMKPLTINQLASLFQSFYSKFDKASFNFLMLGNSNVNGNQTTYLSAREHLSSGLSGIFARSRSSSGSSIKRNRRSSSLFSSDSNTVTPMLSPEEISKQLRLNELTNLKIERYMEFCETEVFNRLLAVGTSVPPPTREERSKGPNQRNGFKITDLFKNSPEYGEYDKLLYEKIKTLSRLSSQGKIDLSKFLGIPETVKIESLDEIEAVLQDFINHTVSPTEKVALLLKIHEYMMYSHEMSNDEFLSLLIYYVIKVCPQKIFLNTEFIRLFRYKKKLIQKELYALTNLEAALVFLEGLTMNDFSSELQDQLSLHEQTLLASSISNKINLPNGTVTDNSTSQPEAPHPEVIRSNSYDGIKNVFDSSLKNIFDKIRSYTPPAPQQISRSTSQLFSDGDKKPSTKTHTGATGSTITSGCTNTVSETVVPDSWKVYQPKKFDDLTISELREIFEIYQKLIK, from the coding sequence ATGAGTGTCAATCAGGAAGGAAGAATGTTGTTCACTCCTCCTATAAATAACacaaaatttgatataaACCAATCTATCAGAGAATCTTATCAAAGTAATGTGGGATCGTTGCTGGAGGATTTACCAGATTCTGGTAGTACTGCATCAGGGTCCAATGTTGAATTAACTCGAGAGGAGATAGAGCAGGAGATCGGCAGTATCCATGAATTACCCCTTGAATTGTCAAAACAGATAGATGCATTCATTTATGATCTAAAACAACCTAAATACATGAAACCATTGACAATTAATCAACTAGCTTCGCTTTTCCAATCATTCTACTCTAAGTTTGACAAGgcatcattcaattttctgATGCTTGGCAATAGTAATGTAAATGGGAACCAAACGACTTATTTGAGTGCAAGAGAGCATTTGAGTAGTGGATTGAGTGGCATTTTCGCACGAAGTAGGAGCAGCAGCGGGAGTTCTATAAAGAGAAATAGACGATCTTCTTCCCTGTTCAGTTCGGACTCTAATACAGTTACGCCAATGTTATCTCCAGAAGAAATTAGCAAACAACTTAGATTGAATGAATTAACgaatttaaaaattgaaagatacATGGAGTTTTGTGAAACAGAAGTTTTCAATAGGCTGCTGGCAGTTGGGACCTCAGTGCCACCACCAACCAGAGAGGAAAGGTCAAAAGGGCCTAATCAAAGGAATGGGTTCAAGATAACagatcttttcaagaacagTCCCGAATACGGTGAATATGACAAATTActatatgaaaaaataaaaactttATCAAGGCTTTCGTCTCAGGGCAAAATTGATttgtcaaaatttttaGGCATACCAGAAACAgtcaaaattgaaagtttaGATGAAATTGAGGCTGTTTTACAGGATTTTATTAATCATACTGTTTCTCCGACCGAAAAAGTGGCGTTACTACTGAAAATTCACGAATATATGATGTATTCACATGAAATGTCCAACGATGAATTTTTATCTCTGTTAATTTACTACGTTATTAAAGTTTGCCCacagaaaatatttctaaATACAGAGTTCATCAGACTTTTCAGGTATAAAAAGAAGcttattcaaaaagaattatATGCCTTGACAAATCTAGAGGCTGCGCTTGTCTTTTTGGAAGGATTAACTAtgaatgatttttcaagcGAACTTCAAGATCAATTATCTCTTCATGAACAAACTTTATTAGCATCTTCAATTAGTAATAAAATTAATTTACCAAATGGAACAGTAACTGATAACTCAACCTCACAGCCGGAAGCACCGCATCCCGAAGTAATCAGATCAAACAGCTATGATGGAATTAAAAATGTCTTTGATTCCTCATTGAAGAACATTTTTGATAAGATAAGATCATATACACCACCAGCTCCTCAGCAAATATCCAGATCAACATCACAGTTGTTTTCGGATGGTGATAAGAAACCTTCTACAAAAACACACACCGGCGCAACAGGTAGTACAATTACTAGTGGGTGTACTAATACGGTAAGTGAAACGGTGGTTCCAGATTCCTGGAAAGTCTATCAGCCCAAGAAATTCGATGATTTAACGATATCTGAATTGAgggaaatttttgagatataTCAAAAACTAATTAAATGA
- the BEM1 gene encoding phosphatidylinositol-3-phosphate-binding protein BEM1 (similar to Saccharomyces cerevisiae BEM1 (YBR200W); ancestral locus Anc_8.539) → MLKNFKLPKREGSGSKNKITSANISSPAQNNTNAIKHIKTVPVRNTSHSSQHSNSVSRSSSKNFSVPEKAIKALYSYQAQSPKELSFLGGDFFYVKNEEQDWYNASNPSSGKQGMVPKSYFEVVDRSRPRSLSGSARSRHSEHDQLSKMGSLYAIVLYDFQAEKSDELTAHAGENLFICAHHNYEWFIAKPIGRLGGPGLVPVGFVSIVDIGSGYATGNEVKDDITSVSLPTVQEWKGYIAKYKASNISLGSVEQNPPLSPNSRYTKQQQELPVPPTTNNDFVTKASVEAFGLEEDKYWFEVNCEISSGKRRKLKRYYQDFYDLQVKLLDSFPAESGKLRDNNGQWTKRIMPYIPGPVPYVTDVITKKRKDDLNVYVGDLIMLPEYISRSTMVRSIFMLRDNGFDHDNNIQPINQFQNNGKDDDTAVISGLPNNHLSARNNEDNTLTGEDLKLYEKLSELSLSSSKPHSRPPSTLPPQIKPTKIKFYYKDDIFALMLNSDITLNELYAKIAPRIDSSQFRLFIKMNDSDGAEIISDPQVSNLIQSKMKISVYDL, encoded by the exons ATGCTCAAA AATTTTAAATTGCCCAAAAGAGAGGGTAGCGGCTCGAAGAATAAGATAACGTCTGCCAACATTTCTTCCCCTGCTCAAAATAACACCAATGCAATAAAACATATCAAAACGGTACCTGTCCGCAACACCTCTCATTCATCACAGCATTCAAATTCTGTCTCGAGAAGTTCATCCAAAAACTTTAGCGTCCCAGAAAAGGCAATAAAAGCTCTATATAGCTACCAAGCACAGTCCCCAAAAGAACTTTCATTTCTGGGAGGTGATTTTTTCTATGTTAAGAATGAAGAACAGGACTGGTATAATGCCTCAAATCCTTCAAGTGGGAAACAGGGCATGGTCCCAAAGTCTTACTTCGAGGTTGTGGATAGGTCTAGACCTCGCTCCCTTAGTGGGAGTGCTAGGAGTAGACACAGCGAGCATGATCAGCTTTCCAAGATGGGGTCATTATACGCCATTGTACTTTACGACTTTCAGGctgaaaaatctgatgAACTGACAGCACATGCGGGTGAAAATCTATTCATTTGTGCGCATCATAATTATGAATGGTTTATAGCAAAACCAATTGGTAGGTTGGGGGGACCAGGACTTGTTCCTGTTGGCTTCGTCAGTATTGTGGACATTGGCAGTGGCTACGCAACCGGTAACGAGGTCAAAGATGATATAACTTCGGTTAGCTTACCCACTGTACAAGAATGGAAAGGGTATATCGCCAAATACAAAGCCAGTAATATAAGTTTAGGTTCCGTAGAGCAGAATCCACCATTATCTCCTAATAGTAGGTATACGAAGCAACAACAAGAACTGCCAGTACCCCCAACTACCAATAATGATTTTGTTACAAAAGCGTCTGTGGAGGCATTTGGCTTGGAGGAAGATAAATACTGGTTTGAAGTCAACTGCGAAATATCGTCtggaaaaagaaggaaactTAAGAGATATTACCAAGATTTCTATGATCTTCAAGTGAAGTTACTCGATTCTTTTCCTGCGGAATCTGGTAAACTAAGGGATAATAATGGTCAATGGACTAAGCGTATTATGCCATATATACCAGGCCCAGTACCGTATGTGACGGATGTTATaacgaagaaaagaaaggatgATCTGAACGTTTATGTTGGCGATCTAATCATGTTGCCCGAGTATATATCACGATCAACAATGGTTAGATCGATATTTATGTTGAGGGATAATGGATTTGATCATGACAATAATATTCAACCTATAAATCAATTCCAAAACAACGGAAAAGATGACGATACAGCTGTAATTTCAGGACTGCCCAATAACCACTTATCAGCCCGAAATAACGAAGACAATACACTGACTGGGGAGGATCTCAAATTATATGAGAAACTTTCTGAGTTATCATTATCCTCGTCTAAACCGCATTCGAGACCGCCAAGTACTTTACCTCCACAAATCAAACCtacaaaaataaaattttacTACAAAGATGATATCTTTGCCCTGATGCTGAACAGTGATATAACGCTCAATGAGCTCTATGCAAAGATAGCACCAAGGATTGATAGTAGTCAGTTTAGATTGTTTATCAAGATGAATGATTCTGACGGGGCGGAGATAATATCCGATCCACAggtttcaaatttaatTCAGtccaaaatgaaaatttcagtGTATGATCTTTAA
- a CDS encoding uncharacterized protein (similar to Saccharomyces cerevisiae YPL071C; ancestral locus Anc_8.538) produces the protein MSSQTRFKTKRPRSPDLIGIHNYKKQRLIEDLENLTIGDSSEAKSRRFWQKASKGLVSEPDPVVEGIYMPHRTKVQALALLASDHVDDHSILYSKLKELLRNEALQIIKRFDPRELLYSQWFTWLRRKTMSIDHTDSSCYIGSSTNTHYYQDLEGDIDMDT, from the coding sequence ATGTCCTCCCAGACCAggttcaaaacaaaaaggcCTCGTAGTCCCGATCTTATTGGCATACACAATTACAAGAAGCAGCGTTTGATAGAGGACTTAGAAAATCTTACGATTGGAGATAGCTCAGAGGCTAAGAGTCGAAGATTTTGGCAAAAAGCGTCAAAGGGGTTGGTAAGCGAACCAGACCCTGTAGTAGAGGGCATTTATATGCCTCATAGAACAAAAGTTCAAGCACTGGCGCTGTTAGCCTCGGACCATGTAGATGATCATAGCATACTCTATTCAAAGCTGAAAGAGTTGTTACGAAATGAGGCCTTGCAAATAATCAAAAGGTTTGACCCACGAGAGTTGCTGTATTCCCAATGGTTCACATGGCTTCGAAGAAAAACGATGTCAATTGATCATACAGATAGTAGTTGCTACATAGGGAGTTCAACGAATACGCACTATTACCAAGATCTAGAAGGTGATATAGATATGGATACATAA
- the UBP16 gene encoding putative ubiquitin-specific protease UBP16 (similar to Saccharomyces cerevisiae UBP16 (YPL072W); ancestral locus Anc_8.540), with protein MKYYFNLILNYIVSGSRYNKANIVSGHLPYWGLTALSVYILAPTFTKLLFGSDEMFSSASKRIDKNTTGLINNRNDCFANSSVQALAALPKLTQYLNELLGSVSLIANMLDNEHNDADRGEGDGLHDALVDGHVSNPVDSWERDLLTPKVELNRNPIENGVSIDQGLVTPKAEPKENPMENLSSLDGVVEEQIMPRTKSTTTLSTLLNGSKLSERNYALSTAGVSEEQEFNGTEETKVTKAQIPEMLMHLGLAKILAQLQETVTSSRNISVWPLLRILEIIFNAKISSGQNDAHELTQIILETLQKENTKLDEFAKKHKLAVQIPKVPFQGNVAGHLVCLVCTKSSKVNVHPFNIFPLQVPQAFSAKLSDMVADNQTETIEGYSCLVCKVKAILANEEGRGYKDCLQEELNILRTLKKAVSDLLINDDISEELSSYIDSYNKNGVVAKDIKSTIVKKTAVVDSADILVLHLSRSMFNGMTYSRNSCGVAFDEILECVEQVIENNRCVGIKTVRYKLKAMVKHTGSHSQGHYECYRRKPDFVKDTVSKQVINRSPLINLSLLDTQNTNVSDSFKNQENTFVSNGSTEGFNQQIQNSLSNFTLNADALPISVKTNGSSDDDYTISAGGDSNKPSRKPSALKRITGFLSRRSSVSNAADDSNNEAIVPSSVDLSRSTNNSFDRSRSSSIVGDEVPRSRAGSVSTSNTGRVRGSSISSVDSQSSYMNSSDANIGSTSASELENNTTGGKRILKKIKSVSKYPFWHISDTTVKEAKANEVLAEMRYVYMLYYERID; from the coding sequence ATGAAATACTATTTCAATCTAATTCTTAACTACATTGTCTCAGGGAGTCGCTACAACAAAGCTAACATAGTTTCTGGACATTTACCTTATTGGGGATTAACAGCTTTAtctgtatatatattaGCACCAACATTTACAAAATTGCTGTTTGGAAGTGACGAGATGTTTTCAAGCGCATCCAAGAGAATTGATAAGAACACGACTGGATTGATAAACAATAGGAATGATTGTTTTGCCAACTCCTCCGTTCAGGCACTAGCGGCGCTGCCGAAATTGACGCAATATCTCAACGAACTGTTGGGAAGTGTGTCTTTAATTGCAAACATGCTGGATAATGAGCATAACGATGCAGATCGTGGGGAGGGAGATGGACTTCATGACGCGTTAGTTGATGGTCATGTTTCAAATCCTGTAGATAGTTGGGAACGCGATCTTTTAACACCGAAAGTTGAATTGAATCGTAACCCGATTGAAAATGGGGTCAGTATAGATCAGGGTCTTGTGACACCAAAGGCCGAGCCTAAGGAGAATCCCATGGAAAATTTGTCAAGCTTGGACGGGGTTGTTGAAGAACAAATTATGCCAAGAACGAAATCCACAACAACGTTATCGACATTACTTAATGGGTCAAAGCTAAGCGAACGTAACTATGCATTATCCACTGCCGGTGTATCCGAGGAACAAGAGTTCAATGGAACTGAAGAGACCAAAGTGACTAAGGCACAAATTCCAGAAATGCTCATGCATCTTGGTCTGGCAAAAATCTTGGCTCAATTACAAGAAACGGTTACTTCATCGAGAAATATATCAGTATGGCCGTTACTTCGTATACTTGAGATAATTTTCAATGCAAAGATTTCGTCTGGTCAAAATGATGCACATGAATTAACTCAAATCATCCTAGAAACTTTGCAGAAGGAAAATACTAAGTTGGACGAATTCGCAAAAAAACACAAATTAGCAGTTCAAATTCCCAAAGTACCATTCCAAGGCAATGTTGCAGGTCACCTGGTATGTTTAGTCTGTACCAAATCTTCCAAAGTCAATGTTCACCCCTTCAACATTTTCCCCTTGCAGGTCCCTCAAGCTTTTTCCGCAAAACTGTCTGATATGGTAGCAGATAATCAGACAGAAACTATCGAAGGTTATTCATGCTTGGTTTGTAAAGTGAAAGCTATTCTAGCGAATGAGGAAGGTCGTGGCTATAAAGATTGTTTGCAGGAAGAGCTCAACATTTTGagaactttgaagaaagcaGTGTCCGATCTTTTGATTAATGATGACATATCAGAAGAATTGTCGTCGTACATTGACTCGTACAATAAAAATGGAGTAGTGGCGAAGGATATCAAGTCTACCATTGTCAAAAAAACAGCTGTTGTCGATTCTGCGGACATTCTGGTGCTACATTTGTCACGTTCAATGTTCAACGGAATGACATATTCAAGAAACTCTTGTGGAGTGGCATTCGATGAGATTTTGGAGTGTGTCGAACAagttattgaaaataacaGGTGCGTTGGCATCAAAACTGTAAGATACAAATTGAAAGCGATGGTCAAACATACAGGGTCTCATTCTCAAGGGCACTACGAATGTTACAGGCGTAAGCCAGATTTTGTTAAAGATACAGTCTCCAAACAGGTTATCAATAGATCACCTTTGATCAATCTCAGTCTACTGGACACTCAAAATACAAATGTTTCGgattccttcaaaaatcaagagaatACTTTTGTTTCAAATGGGAGTACTGAAGGTTTCAACcaacaaattcaaaactCGCTAAGTAACTTCACTCTAAACGCGGATGCTCTACCAATTTCTGTGAAAACTAACGGCAGctctgatgatgattacACTATATCCGCCGGTGGCGATAGCAATAAGCCTAGTAGGAAACCTTCTGCACTAAAAAGAATCACTGGATTTCTTTCACGAAGATCTTCTGTGAGTAATGCCGCCGATGATTCAAATAACGAAGCAATCGTTCCCAGCTCAGTAGATTTGAGCAGAAGTACGAATAACTCATTTGACAGAAGCAGGTCCAGCAGCATCGTAGGAGATGAAGTACCCCGTAGTAGAGCAGGAAGCGTGTCTACCAGCAACACTGGACGTGTGAGAGGTAGCAGTATTTCGTCCGTGGACTCTCAATCGTCATACATGAACTCCTCAGATGCCAATATTGGTTCAACAAGCGCCAGCGAGCTAGAGAACAACACTACTGGAGGCAAAAGGATCTTAAAAAAGATTAAAAGTGTTTCTAAATATCCATTTTGGCATATTTCAGATACAACTGTTAAGGAGGCAAAGGCCAATGAGGTTCTCGCTGAGATGAGATATGTCTATATGTTATACTACGAACGTATAGATTGA
- the BTS1 gene encoding farnesyltranstransferase (similar to Saccharomyces cerevisiae BTS1 (YPL069C); ancestral locus Anc_8.536): MSDVPSIISTLVTSQPLWTEEDETVIQSPYRHLAATRGKNFRSKLIEVFNVIYKLPQEQIDLVSNLVGVLHNSSLLIDDIEDSSEVRRGKTTAHLIYGIPMTINTANYMYFKAMEMIQLISNGDKFVLQDLMVIFNEEMINLHRGQGLDIYWRDSLPKIIPDDTLYFNMVMNKTGGLFRLTVKIMERLTKVKSEISLIPLSNLLGIIYQVRDDYQNLLDEKMIESKGLAEDISEGKLSFPIIHGLRHGKQNNDLFLQNALKLRTNDLEIKRDVINYLQNESKSMDYTKKVLCELTTLAKNEKYIPYKSYPKEATQFAYIVDHLSVM, translated from the coding sequence ATGAGTGACGTGCCCAGTATCATAAGCACACTAGTGACAAGTCAGCCATTATGGactgaagaagacgaaacAGTTATACAATCACCATATCGACATTTGGCCGCCACACGCGGTAAGAATTTTAGAtcaaaattgattgaagttttcaatgTAATTTACAAACTACCACAGGAGCAAATAGATCTTGTTTCCAACCTAGTGGGTGTACTGCATAATTCAAGTTTACTTATcgatgatattgaagatagCTCTGAAGTGAGACGTGGAAAAACAACCGCCCATCTAATATATGGCATACCAATGACAATAAATACCGCTAACTACATGTATTTCAAAGCAATGGAAATGATACAACTAATATCCAATGGTGACAAATTCGTTTTACAAGATTTAATGGTGATTTttaatgaagaaatgattAATTTGCATCGAGGACAAGGACTTGACATTTATTGGAGAGATAGCTTGCCCAAGATCATTCCAGATGATACACTATATTTTAATATGGTTATGAATAAAACGGGCGGCTTGTTTCGACTGACGGTGAAAATTATGGAAAGACTTACCAAAGTGAAGTCTGAAATATCTCTTATCCCCCTCAGTAATCTATTGGGAATAATATATCAGGTGCGGGATGATTATCAAAATCTGttagatgaaaaaatgattgaaaGTAAAGGTTTGGCAGAAGATATATCGGAAGGTAAACTTTCATTCCCCATAATTCATGGCCTGAGGCAcggaaaacaaaataatgatctttttttacaaaatgcTTTAAAACTGAGAACTAATGATCTAGAGATCAAGAGAGATGTTATAAATTATTTACAGAATGAAAGCAAATCAATGGATTACACTAAAAAAGTCCTATGTGAATTAACGACTCtagcaaaaaatgagaagtATATTCCTTATAAGAGTTATCCAAAAGAAGCCACTCAATTTGCATATATTGTCGATCATCTTTCAGTGATGTAA
- the YTA6 gene encoding putative AAA family ATPase YTA6 (similar to Saccharomyces cerevisiae YTA6 (YPL074W); ancestral locus Anc_8.542): MPNDTFNIPANFTLIQSLQLLYSIVTNHCDNFKKQKNEHATNSHNLKKMFKRFDSLLYYMNDGLEKIEKHYQNEDGLNKLVGSRPELRSQLEDLQILGQDIRLERRACRSQLESLERQEDGSNNGILNNIRRSGIWRNRSIIGRSKKITKQEEAEEAAAIAAAEKIKLTRKLEKEKELEEIKKRELDIESRREKLLETMIKEQVENELHEKLEEAERKRRKERELLEERQRKLKQDRQIMAPPSGTSKTTDSHPAKVGSDRHNMLINGRRSFDIRGSRKSLDGITPLSPKRKSLDMQDIGKAAQLAWSQSNSNDGRKVHSLPNRTQNLSPTRNQQQYLSANVPGKKKYEYVKPVVHRQVIRTPKRNVVNGKKSANISKETISVDTRMTTKSLNSSAKSSPDIRTSDLRSPELKSPILVSSSVSPPLTPTLNKQITDIEQTPLEAKMDKVMATLQGVDREACEQIMNEIIVMDEKILWDDIAGLKNAKSSLKETVVYPFLRPDLFKGLREPIRGMLLFGPPGTGKTMIAKAVATESHSTFFSISASSLLSKYLGESEKLVRALFYMAKRLAPSIIFIDEIDSLLTARSDNENESSRRIKTELLIQWSSLSSATAKESESDSEDEPDSRVLVLAATNLPWAIDEAARRRFSRRLYIPLPEYDTRLYHLRKLMSKQKNDLSDTDFEVIAKMTRGFSGSDITALAKEAAMEPIRDLGDTLMNADFNKIRGVIVKDFEKAMQIIKKSVSVESLQQYEDWAAGFGSTGA; encoded by the coding sequence ATGCCCAATGACACATTCAATATACCTGCAAATTTCACTTTGATTCAATCCCTGCAGCTCCTTTATTCTATAGTTACAAACCATTGCGATAACttcaagaaacaaaaaaatgagcaCGCAACTAACTCACataatttgaagaaaatgtttaaaAGGTTCGACAGTTTATTGTACTATATGAATGATGGCTTAGAAAAGATTGAGAAGCATTATCAGAATGAAGATGGGCTGAACAAGCTTGTAGGCTCTCGACCGGAATTGAGGAGCCAATTGGAGGATTTACAGATATTGGGTCAGGATATCAGGCTGGAGAGAAGGGCTTGCCGCAGTCAACTGGAAAGTTTGGAAAGGCAAGAGGACGGTAGTAATAATGGGATTTTAAATAACATTCGTCGATCAGGAATCTGGAGGAACCGCAGTATCATAggaagaagcaaaaaaatcacaaaGCAGGAGGAGGCTGAGGAGGCAGCAGCGATTGCAGCAGCAGAGAAGATAAAGTTAACAAGAAAGCTGgaaaaggagaaagaaCTGGAAGAGATAAAGAAACGTGAACTTGACATAGAAAGTAGGAGGGAAAAGCTACTTGAGACAATGATTAAAGAACAAGTAGAAAACGAACTGCATGAAAAGCTGGAAGAAGCAGAGCGGAAAAGGCGCAAAGAAAGGGAGCTATTAGAGGAAAGGCAACGTAAACTAAAACAAGATAGGCAAATTATGGCACCACCATCTGGAACAAGTAAAACAACTGATTCACACCCCGCCAAAGTGGGTTCTGACAGACATAATATGCTAATAAATGGTAGAAGATCTTTCGATATTCGAGGTTCAAGAAAATCTCTGGATGGCATCACTCCTTTATCACCCAAACGGAAATCTCTAGATATGCAAGATATTGGCAAGGCGGCTCAATTGGCTTGGTCACAATCAAATTCGAACGATGGCAGAAAAGTCCATAGCTTACCCAATAGAACGCAAAATTTGTCTCCAACCCGAAATCAGCAGCAGTATCTATCAGCAAACGTTCCcggaaagaaaaaatacgAATATGTCAAGCCCGTCGTTCATCGTCAAGTAATCAGAACACCAAAGAGAAATGTGGTTAATGGTAAGAAATCGGCTaacatttcaaaagagacaATATCGGTCGATACCAGGATGACGACAAAAAGTTTGAACTCCTCAGCAAAGTCATCCCCCGATATAAGAACTTCTGATCTGAGATCTCCCGAACTAAAATCTCCAATCTTGGTATCTAGTTCAGTGAGCCCTCCATTAACCCCGACTTTAAACAAGCAGATAACAGACATCGAGCAAACACCATTAGAGGCTAAAATGGACAAAGTAATGGCAACTTTGCAGGGTGTTGACCGAGAGGCGTGTGAGCAGATTATGAATGAGATAATTGTGAtggatgaaaaaatactttGGGATGATATAGCGggattgaaaaatgcaaaaagtTCCTTAAAGGAGACTGTGGTTTACCCATTTCTAAGACCTGATTTATTCAAGGGCTTACGAGAACCTATAAGGGGGATGCTTCTGTTTGGCCCCCCTGGCACCGGTAAAACGATGATTGCAAAAGCTGTAGCAACCGAATCTCATTCTACTTTTTTCAGTATAAGTGCCTCATCTTTACTATCCAAGTATCTGGGTGAATCCGAAAAACTTGTTAGGGCCCTTTTTTATATGGCTAAAAGACTGGCACCCtccatcatcttcatcgatGAAATAGACTCTCTACTGACTGCAAGAtcagataatgaaaatgaatcttCTCGAAGAATCAAGACTGAACTTCTCATTCAATGgtcatcattatcaagtGCCACAGCAAAGGAGAGTGAATCTGACTCTGAAGATGAGCCTGACTCAAGAGTACTTGTTTTAGCGGCAACCAATCTACCGTGGGCTATCGATGAAGCTGccagaagaagattttCCAGAAGGCTATACATACCACTGCCAGAATACGACACCAGGCTATACCATTTGAGAAAACTAATGTcgaaacagaaaaatgatctATCAGATACCGATTTTGAAGTCATTGCCAAGATGACTAGAGGATTTTCGGGCTCAGATATCACAGCACTAGCAAAGGAGGCTGCGATGGAACCCATCAGAGACCTCGGAGATACATTAATGAATGCAGACTTTAATAAGATTAGAGGTGTCATCGTTAAAGATTTCGAAAAGGCAATGCAGATCATCAAGAAAAGTGTCTCCGTGGAATCTTTACAACAGTATGAGGATTGGGCTGCCGGTTTTGGTAGTACCGGGGCATGA